In the Brassica napus cultivar Da-Ae chromosome A7, Da-Ae, whole genome shotgun sequence genome, one interval contains:
- the LOC106358175 gene encoding 14-3-3-like protein GF14 omega isoform X2: protein MAVPSREDLVYMAKLAEQAERYEEMVQFMEKVSAATDGSELTIEERNLLSVAYKNLIGARRASWRIISSIEQKEESRGNVDRVKTIRDYKAKIESELSGICDGILKLLDSTLVPSADSEESKVFYLKMKGDYYRYLAEFKIGKERDAAADNTLAAYESAQENAKGLASTHPIRLGLALNFSVFYYEILESPDRACNLAKTAFDAAIAELDTLGEESYKDSTLIMQLLRDNLTLWTSDMQDESADEIKEAAAGPKPTEEQK from the exons ATGGCGGTTCCGTCGCGCGAGGATCTTGTATACATGGCTAAGCTAGCGGAGCAGGCGGAGAGGTACGAAGAGATGGTCCAATTCATGGAAAAAGTCTCCGCCGCAACAGATGGTAGCGAGCTCACAATCGAGGAGCGAAACCTCCTCTCCGTCGCCTACAAGAACCTAATCGGCGCTCGCCGCGCCTCGTGGAGAATCATCTCCTCGATCGAGCAGAAAGAGGAGAGCCGCGGCAACGTCGACCGCGTCAAAACGATCCGTGACTACAAGGCTAAGATCGAATCGGAGCTCTCGGGGATCTGCGACGGGATCCTGAAGCTGCTCGACTCCACGCTCGTCCCTTCCGCTGATTCCGAGGAATCCAAGGTCTTCTACCTCAAGATGAAAGGTGATTACTACAGATACTTGGCCGAGTTCAAAATCGGTAAGGAGAGAGACGCCGCCGCGGATAACACCCTCGCCGCTTACGAATCTGCTCAG GAGAATGCTAAGGGGCTTGCTTCAACTCACCCAATCCGTCTTGGATTAGCTTTGAACTTCTCTGTGTTCTATTACGAGATCCTTGAGTCTCCTGACCGTGCCTGCAACCTCGCTAAAACG GCTTTTGATGCGGCCATTGCTGAGTTAGACACATTAGGGGAAGAGTCGTACAAGGATAGCACTTTGATCATGCAGCTTCTCCGTGACAACCTCACTCTCTGGACATCCGACATGCAG GATGAATCTGCAGACGAGATCAAGGAAGCAGCAGCAGGTCCAAAGCCAACAGAAGAGCAGAAATGA
- the LOC106358175 gene encoding 14-3-3-like protein GF14 omega isoform X1, with protein MAVPSREDLVYMAKLAEQAERYEEMVQFMEKVSAATDGSELTIEERNLLSVAYKNLIGARRASWRIISSIEQKEESRGNVDRVKTIRDYKAKIESELSGICDGILKLLDSTLVPSADSEESKVFYLKMKGDYYRYLAEFKIGKERDAAADNTLAAYESAQENAKGLASTHPIRLGLALNFSVFYYEILESPDRACNLAKTAFDAAIAELDTLGEESYKDSTLIMQLLRDNLTLWTSDMQVCLFFLSLSLYTLNSCCLISKFNG; from the exons ATGGCGGTTCCGTCGCGCGAGGATCTTGTATACATGGCTAAGCTAGCGGAGCAGGCGGAGAGGTACGAAGAGATGGTCCAATTCATGGAAAAAGTCTCCGCCGCAACAGATGGTAGCGAGCTCACAATCGAGGAGCGAAACCTCCTCTCCGTCGCCTACAAGAACCTAATCGGCGCTCGCCGCGCCTCGTGGAGAATCATCTCCTCGATCGAGCAGAAAGAGGAGAGCCGCGGCAACGTCGACCGCGTCAAAACGATCCGTGACTACAAGGCTAAGATCGAATCGGAGCTCTCGGGGATCTGCGACGGGATCCTGAAGCTGCTCGACTCCACGCTCGTCCCTTCCGCTGATTCCGAGGAATCCAAGGTCTTCTACCTCAAGATGAAAGGTGATTACTACAGATACTTGGCCGAGTTCAAAATCGGTAAGGAGAGAGACGCCGCCGCGGATAACACCCTCGCCGCTTACGAATCTGCTCAG GAGAATGCTAAGGGGCTTGCTTCAACTCACCCAATCCGTCTTGGATTAGCTTTGAACTTCTCTGTGTTCTATTACGAGATCCTTGAGTCTCCTGACCGTGCCTGCAACCTCGCTAAAACG GCTTTTGATGCGGCCATTGCTGAGTTAGACACATTAGGGGAAGAGTCGTACAAGGATAGCACTTTGATCATGCAGCTTCTCCGTGACAACCTCACTCTCTGGACATCCGACATGCAGGTTTGtttattctttctctctctctctctttacacACTAAACAGCTGTTGcttgatttcaaaatttaatggatga
- the LOC106358176 gene encoding UDP-glycosyltransferase 85A1-like: MASPVVYNGEKPHVICVPYPAQGHINPMLKVAKLLHARGFHVTFVNTVYNHNRLIRSRGPHAVEGLPSFRFESIPDGLPETDVDVTQDITALCDSTMKNCLTPFKELLQRINAGDDVPPVSCIVADGCMSFTLDAAEELGVPEVLFWTTGASAFMIYLHFYLFIEKGLAPIKAEDYLTNEYLDTVIDFIPSMKNLKFKDIPSFIRTTNPDDIMLKFALRETERSKRASAIILNTFDDIDHDVIQSMNSILPPVYPVGPLHLLANREIEEGSELGKMGSNLWKEETGCLDWLDTKAPNSVVYVNFGSITVITAKQLTEFAWGLAGSGNVFLWVIRPDLVAGDEAMVPPEFLTETADRRMLASWCPQEKVLCHPAIGGFLTHCGWNSTLESLCGGVPMICWPFFADQQTNCKNCCDEWEVGMETGGDVRREEIEKVIRELMDGEKGKKMREKAAEWGRLAEAATEHERGSSVVNFEKVVKVLLDRDQRIK; this comes from the exons atggCATCTCCTGTGGTTTACAACGGAGAAAAGCCCCATGTAATTTGCGTACCTTATCCGGCTCAAGGGCACATCAATCCCATGCTGAAAGTGGCTAAACTCCTCCACGCCAGAGGCTTTCACGTCACTTTCGTCAACACCGTCTACAATCACAACCGTCTCATTCGGTCCCGTGGGCCCCATGCCGTTGAAGGGCTCCCTTCTTTCCGGTTTGAGTCCATCCCTGACGGTCTACCGGAGACCGACGTGGACGTCACACAGGACATCACTGCCCTTTGTGATTCCACCATGAAGAACTGTCTTACTCCATTCAAGGAGCTTCTCCAGCGGATTAACGCAGGAGATGATGTTCCTCCGGTGAGTTGTATTGTAGCGGACGGTTGTATGAGCTTTACTCTTGATGCAGCGGAGGAGCTTGGAGTCCCTGAAGTCCTTTTTTGGACCACTGGCGCTTCTGCCTTCATGATTTATCTACACTTCTATCTCTTCATCGAGAAGGGTTTAGCTCCTATAAAAG CTGAGGATTACTTGACGAACGAGTACTTAGACACGGTTATAGATTTCATACCGtcgatgaaaaatctaaaattcaaGGACATTCCTAGCTTCATCCGAACCACTAATCCTGATGATATTATGCTTAAATTTGCCCTACGCGAGACCGAGCGATCCAAACGCGCTTCTGCTATCATTCTCAACACATTTGATGATATCGACCATGATGTCATCCAGTCCATGAACTCCATTTTACCTCCGGTTTATCCAGTTGGACCGCTTCATCTCTTAGCTAACCgggagattgaagaaggcagtGAGCTTGGGAAGATGGGGTCGAACTTATGGAAAGAGGAGACTGGATGTTTGGATTGGCTCGATACTAAGGCTCCAAACAGCGTTGTTTACGTTAACTTTGGGAGCATAACCGTTATTACTGCGAAGCAGCTTACAGAGTTCGCTTGGGGTTTGGCAGGAAGTGGAAATGTGTTTTTATGGGTGATCCGGCCGGACTTAGTAGCTGGAGACGAGGCAATGGTTCCGCCGGAGTTTTTGACGGAGACGGCAGACCGGAGGATGTTGGCAAGTTGGTGTCCTCAGGAGAAAGTTCTTTGCCACCCGGCAATAGGAGGTTTCTTGACGCATTGTGGATGGAACTCGACGTTGGAGAGTCTCTGTGGAGGTGTTCCAATGATATGTTGGCCGTTCTTTGCCGACCAGCAAACGAATTGTAAGAACTGTTGTGATGAGTGGGAGGTAGGGATGGAGACTGGGGGAGATGTGAGAAGGGAGGAAATTGAGAAGGTGATTAGAGAGTTGATGGATGGTGAAAAGGGAAAGAAAATGAGAGAGAAGGCCGCCGAGTGGGGGCGCTTGGCTGAGGCAGCCACTGAGCATGAGCGTGGTTCCTCGGTTGTGAATTTTGAAAAGGTTGTTAAGGTTCTTTTGGACAGAGACCAGAggattaaataa
- the LOC125576515 gene encoding uncharacterized protein LOC125576515, giving the protein MNQKMNRPDFIIGPALIGKYPTQHTAIDKFMVYKLIKTSGIGVIKRILTLSAPKRSPVSRCKKMVLRFLPQLYQEASTDCLSLFRVHCNNTNVVGVVRNISCGDYHC; this is encoded by the exons ATGAATCAGAAGATGAACAGACCTGACTTT ATCATTGGCCCAGCGTTAATTGGAAAG TATCCAACTCAGCATACTGCTATTGACAAGTTCATGGTCTATAAACTGATAAAAACGAGTGGGATTGGTGTAATCAAAAG GATATTGACTTTATCTGCACCAAAAAGGTCACCGGTATCAAGATGTAAAAAGATGGTGTTACGTTTCTTGCCCCAGCTGTACCAAGAAGCTTCAACGGACTGTCTCAGCCTTTTCCGTGTGCACTGCAACAATACTAATGTTGTTGGTGTCGTCCGAAAT ATATCGTGTGGAGATTACCATTGCTGA
- the LOC106358178 gene encoding UDP-glycosyltransferase 85A1, translating into MESHAIDNRQKPHVAFVPYPAQGHINPMLKLAKLLHAKGIHVTFVNTVYNHNRLLRSRGPNALDGLPSFRFETIPDGLPETDVDATQDITALCESTMKNCLAPFEELLWRINARDDVPPVSCIISDDCMSFTLDAAEKLCIRHVLFWSTSACGLMAYLHFYHFIERGLCPVKDESFLTKEYLDTPIDWIPSMKNLKLKDVPSFIRTTDRDDIMLKFTLHEVERAKRTSAIILNTFDDLEHDVIRSIQPIFSPVYSIGPLHLLANRVIEDSGEVGRMGSNLWKEKIECLAWLDTKAPDSVVYVNFGSITVTSAKQLAEFALGLAGSGKEFLWVIRPDLVAGEDAVVPPEFLVETRDRGMMASWCPQEKVLSHPAVGGFLTHCGWNSMLESLCGGVPMICWPFFAEQPTNCKFCCDEWGVGMEINENVKREEIETVVKELMDGENGRKMREKAREWRRLAEKATENKYGSSVINFETVVSKVVLRQRSEE; encoded by the exons ATGGAATCTCATGCCATTGATAACAGACAAAAACCACATGTAGCTTTCGTGCCTTACCCGGCCCAAGGCCACATCAATCCCATGCTGAAACTGGCTAAACTTCTCCACGCCAAAGGCATCCACGTTACCTTCGTCAACACCGTCTACAACCACAATCGACTCCTTCGGTCCCGTGGACCCAACGCCCTCGACGGACTTCCTTCGTTCCGGTTCGAGACCATCCCTGACGGTCTACCGGAGACAGACGTGGACGCCACGCAGGATATCACTGCCCTTTGCGAGTCCACCATGAAGAACTGTCTAGCTCCGTTCGAGGAGCTTCTCTGGCGGATTAACGCCAGAGATGATGTCCCTCCAGTAAGTTGTATAATATCTGATGATTGTATGAGTTTCACTCTTGATGCTGCAGAGAAGCTTTGCATCCGGCATGTTCTTTTTTGGAGCACAAGTGCATGTGGCCTCATGGCTTATTTACACTTTTATCACTTCATCGAAAGGGGTTTATGTCCAGTAAAAG ATGAGAGTTTTTTGACGAAGGAATACTTGGACACCCCTATAGATTGGATACCTTCGATGAAGAATCTGAAACTAAAAGATGTTCCGAGCTTCATCCGTACCACTGATCGTGATGATATTATGCTTAAGTTTACCCTCCACGAGGTCGAGCGAGCCAAACGCACTTCTGCTATCATTCTCAACACCTTTGATGACCTAGAGCATGATGTTATCCGGTCTATACAACCCATTTTTTCTCCGGTTTATTCTATTGGACCACTTCATCTTTTAGCTAACCGGGTGATTGAAGATAGTGGTGAGGTAGGAAGGATGGGGTCGAATTTATGGAAAGAGAAGATAGAATGTTTGGCCTGGCTTGATACTAAGGCTCCAGACAGCGTAGTATATGTTAACTTCGGGAGCATAACTGTCACAAGCGCGAAGCAGCTTGCTGAGTTTGCTTTGGGTTTGGCAGGAAGTGGGAAGGAGTTTTTATGGGTGATCCGACCAGATTTAGTGGCTGGAGAGGATGCGGTGGTTCCACCGGAGTTTTTAGTGGAGACAAGGGACCGTGGCATGATGGCCAGTTGGTGTCCTCAAGAGAAGGTACTTTCCCACCCAGCAGTGGGAGGTTTCTTAACGCATTGCGGGTGGAACTCAATGTTAGAGAGTCTATGTGGCGGTGTACCGATGATATGTTGGCCCTTTTTTGCTGAACAGCCAACGAATTGTAAATTTTGTTGTGATGAGTGGGGAGTAGGGATGGAGATCAACGAAAATGTAAAGAGGGAGGAGATTGAGACGGTGGTAAAAGAGCTGATGGATGGAGAAAATGGAAGGAAAATGAGAGAGAAGGCCAGGGAATGGCGGCGATTAGCCGAGAAAGCGACAGAAAATAAGTATGGTTCCTCGGTTATAAACTTTGAGACGGTTGTTAGCAAGGTTGTTTTGAGACAGAGATCAGAGGAATAA
- the LOC106358180 gene encoding UDP-glycosyltransferase 85A3 — translation MADSVPSLITILSLALEEIEMGSHVVCNVQKPHVVCIPYPAQGHINPMLKVAKLLHAKGFHVTFVNTIYNHKRLLRSRGPNALDGLPSFQFEAIPDGLPETEVDATQDIPTLCESTMKNCLTPFKELLRQINARKDVPPVSCIVSDGVMSFTLDAAEELGLPEVLFWTPSASGVMAYLHFYLFIEKGLFPFEDESCLTNEHLDTSIDWIPSMNNLKLKDIPTFIRTTNPNDIMVNFLVHETDQSKRASAIILNTFDDLDHDIIQAMQSILPPVYSIGPLHLLVNREIEEGTETERLGSNLWREETECLDWLDTKAQNSVVYVNFGSITVMTAKQLVEFAWGLAASRKEFLWVIRPDLVAGEEAVIPTEFLTETEGRRMLLSWCPQEKVLSHPAVGGFLTHNGWNSTLESISAGVPMVCWPFFAEQQTNAKYCCDEWGVGMEIGEDVKREEVEAVVRELMDGEKGKKLREKAEEWRRLAEKATEHPCGSSVVNFKTVVDKILLGGNQGLSYK, via the exons ATGGCAGACTCCGTACCCAGTTTAATCACAATCTTGTCTTTAGCATTAGAAGAGATAGAAATGGGATCTCATGTCGTTTGTAACGTCCAAAAACCACACGTAGTTTGCATCCCTTACCCAGCTCAAGGCCACATCAACCCGATGCTGAAAGTGGCTAAACTCCTCCACGCAAAAGGCTTTCATGTCACCTTCGTCAACACCATCTACAACCACAAACGCTTACTCCGTTCCCGTGGTCCCAACGCCCTCGACGGACTTCCTTCCTTTCAGTTTGAGGCCATACCTGACGGTCTACCGGAGACTGAGGTGGATGCCACGCAGGACATCCCTACCCTTTGCGAGTCCACCATGAAGAACTGTCTAACTCCTTTCAAGGAACTTCTCCGACAGATCAACGCCAGAAAGGATGTTCCTCCGGTCAGTTGTATTGTATCGGACGGTGTGATGAGCTTTACACTTGATGCTGCCGAGGAGCTCGGTCTCCCGGAGGTTCTTTTCTGGACCCCTAGTGCATCTGGCGTCATGGCTTATTTACACTTTTATCTGTTCATCGAGAAAGGTTTATTTCCTTTTGAAG ATGAGAGTTGTTTGACGAATGAACACTTGGACACATCTATAGATTGGATACCATCGATGAACAATCTGAAACTAAAAGACATCCCTACCTTCATCCGTACCACTAACCCCAACGACATAATGGTCAACTTCCTTGTCCACGAGACAGACCAATCCAAGCGCGCCTCTGCCATCATTCTCAACACGTTCGATGACCTCGATCATGACATCATCCAAGCTATGCAGTCCATTTTACCACCGGTTTATTCAATAGGGCCGCTTCACCTCTTAGTGAACCGGGAGATTGAAGAAGGTACTGAGACTGAAAGGCTAGGATCGAATCTTTGGCGAGAGGAGACGGAGTGTTTGGATTGGCTTGATACCAAGGCACAAAACAGCGTCGTTTACGTTAACTTTGGGAGCATAACGGTAATGACCGCGAAGCAGCTCGTGGAGTTCGCTTGGGGGTTGGCAGCATCAAGAAAGGAGTTTTTATGGGTGATCCGACCAGACTTAGTAGCTGGAGAAGAGGCGGTGATTCCGACAGAGTTTTTAACAGAGACAGAAGGTCGAAGGATGTTGTTGAGTTGGTGTCCTCAGGAGAAAGTCTTGTCTCATCCGGCGGTCGGAGGATTTTTAACACATAACGGATGGAACTCGACGTTAGAGAGTATATCTGCCGGAGTTCCGATGGTGTGTTGGCCCTTTTTTGCGGAGCAGCAAACGAACGCGAAGTACTGTTGCGACGAGTGGGGAGTGGGGATGGAAATAGGCGAGGATGTGAAAAGAGAGGAGGTTGAGGCGGTGGTGAGAGAGCTGATGGATGGAGAAAAAGGAAAGAAGTTAAGAGAGAAGGCGGAGGAGTGGCGGCGTTTGGCGGAGAAAGCGACAGAGCATCCGTGTGGTTCGTCGGTCGTGAATTTTAAGACGGTTGTTGATAAGATTCTTTTAGGAGGAAACCAGGGCCTGTCCTATAAGTAG